One genomic segment of Suncus etruscus isolate mSunEtr1 chromosome 15, mSunEtr1.pri.cur, whole genome shotgun sequence includes these proteins:
- the LOC126029745 gene encoding protein ENL-like: MDNQCTVQVKLELGHRAQLRKKPTTEGFTHDWMVFVRGPEQCEIQHFVEKVVFRLHDSFPKPKRVCKEPPYKVEESGYAGFIMPIEVYFKNKEEPRKVCFTYDLFLNLEGNPPVNHLRCEKLTFNNPTLEFRCKLLMAGGVMVMPEGAETLSRPSPDYPMLPTIPLSAFSDPKKTKPGHGSKDASRESGKACKAHKAPKEHRERERPRKDSESKGAAKEAEREREREPARGAKDAVRKLGEGRPAKEEKAAPPKAAFKEPKMTLKEPKLESLSPKGGPPPKASGKRPAPADSPKPGAKKPKKSGCKSSRGGPAASPRTSASASAFPDKKPAKDKGGGKGGYKGKAESDPREAKKVPDVEESNSEDEASFKTESAQSSPSSSSSGSDSSSDSDFEPSQNHSQGPLRSMVEDLQSGESDEDDTTSGEEAAAKAAAGRDSRLSFSDSESDNSGDSCLPGREPPPPQKPPPPNSKASGRRSPESCSKPEKMLKKGTYDKAYTDELVELHRRLMALRERNVLQQIVNLIEETGHFNVTNTTFDFDLFSLDESTVRKLQSYLEAVAT; this comes from the exons TGCACTGTCCAGGTGAAGCTCGAGCTCGGCCACCGCGCCCAGCTGCGCAAGAAGCCGACGACTGAGGGCTTCACGCACGACTGGATGGTGTTTGTGCGCGGCCCCGAGCAGTGCGAGATCCAGCACTTCGTGGAGAAGGTGGTCTTCCGCCTGCACGACAGCTTCCCCAAGCCCAAGCGCG TGTGTAAGGAGCCCCCCTACAAGGTAGAAGAGTCGGGGTACGCTGGCTTCATCATGCCCATCGAGGTGTACTTTAAGAACAAG GAGGAGCCTCGGAAGGTGTGTTTCACCTACGACCTCTTCCTGAACCTGGAGGGGAACCCGCCCGTCAACCACCTGCGCTGTGAGAAGCTCACGTTCAACAACCCCACGCTGGAGTTCAGGTGCAAGCTGCTCATGGCCGGCGGG GTGATGGTAATGCCCGAAGGAGCAGAAACGCTTTCCAGGCCCAGCCCCGACTACCCCATGTTGCCCACAATTCCACTCTCTGCCTTCTCTGACCCCAAGAAGACCAAACCGGGCCACGGCTCCAAG GACGCCAGCCGGGAGAGCGGCAAAGCCTGCAAGGCCCACAAGGCGCCCAAGGAGCACCGCGAGCGGGAGCGGCCCCGCAAGGACTCGGAGAGCAAGGGCGCCGCCAAGGAGGCCGAGCGGGAGCGGGAGCGGGAGCCGGCCCGGGGCGCCAAGGATGCGGTGCGCAAGCTGGGCGAGGGCCGGCCGGCCAAGGAGGAGAAGGCGGCGCCGCCCAAGGCCGCCTTCAAGGAGCCCAAGATGACCCTGAAGGAGCCCAAGCTCGAGAGCCTGTCCCCCAAGGGGGGACCCCCGCCCAAGGCGTCCGGCAAGCGCCCGGCGCCCGCCGACTCGCCCAAGCCCGGCGCCAAGAAGCCCAAGAAGAGCGGCTGCAAGAGCTCGAGGGGCGGCCCCGCCGCGTCCCCCCGCACCTCGGCCTCGGCCTCCGCCTTCCCGGACAAGAAGCCCGCCAAGGACAAGGGCGGGGGCAAGGGCGGCTACAAGGGCAAGGCCGAGAGCGACCCCCGCGAGGCCAAGAAGGTCCCCGACGTGGAAGAGTCCAACTCGGAGGACGAGGCGTCCTTCAAGACCGAG TCCGCCCAGTCCAGCCCGTCCAGTTCCAGCTCCGGCTCCGACTCCAGCTCCGACTCCGACTTCGAGCCGTCCCAGAACCACAGTCAAG GCCCGCTGCGCTCCATGGTGGAGGACCTGCAGTCGGGGGAGTCAGACGAGGACGACACGACTTCAGGCGAGGAGGCGGCGGCCAAGGCGGCTGCGGGCCGGGACTCCAG GCTGAGCTTCAGCGACAGCGAGAGTGACAACAGTGGAGATTCCTGCCTGCCAGGCCGTGAGCCCCCGCCGCCCCAGAAGCCGCCCCCTCCCAACAGCAAG GCGTCAGGCCGGAGGAGCCCCGAGTCCTGCAGCAAACCAGAGAAGATGCTCAAGAAGGGGACCTATGACAAG GCCTACACGGACGAGCTGGTGGAGCTGCACAGGCGGCTGATGGCACTGCGGGAGCGGAACGTGTTGCAGCAG ATCGTGAACCTGATCGAGGAGACGGGCCACTTCAATGTCACCAACACCACCTTTGACTTCGACCTCTTCTCCCTGGACGAAAGCACTGTCCGCAAGCTGCAGAGCTACCTGGAGGCCGTGGCCACATGA